In Pseudomonas poae, a single genomic region encodes these proteins:
- the phaZ gene encoding poly(3-hydroxyalkanoate) depolymerase → MPQPFIFRTIDLDGQAIRTAVRPGKPHLTPLLIFNGIGANLELVFPFVQALDPDLEVIAFDVPGVGGSSTPNRPYRFPGLAKLTARMLDYLDYGQVNAVGVSWGGALAQQFAYDYPERCKKLILAATAAGAVMVPGKPKVLWLMASPRRYIQPSHVVRIAPMIYGGSFRRDSKLAAEHASKVRSAGKLGYYWQLFAGLGWTSIHWLHKIRQPTLVLAGDDDPLIPLINMRMLAWRIPNAQLHIIDDGHLFLITRAEAVAPIIMKFLQEERMRAVIHPRPAV, encoded by the coding sequence ATGCCGCAACCGTTCATCTTCCGCACCATCGACCTGGATGGCCAGGCCATCCGCACGGCGGTGCGCCCAGGCAAGCCTCATTTGACCCCGCTGCTGATCTTCAACGGCATCGGCGCCAACCTTGAGTTGGTGTTTCCGTTCGTCCAGGCGCTGGACCCGGACCTGGAAGTGATCGCCTTTGATGTGCCGGGCGTCGGCGGTTCGTCAACGCCCAACCGGCCGTACCGCTTTCCTGGGCTGGCCAAGCTCACGGCGCGTATGCTCGACTACCTCGACTACGGGCAAGTGAATGCAGTGGGGGTGTCGTGGGGCGGCGCGCTGGCGCAACAATTTGCCTACGACTACCCGGAGCGTTGCAAGAAGCTGATCCTGGCCGCCACGGCAGCAGGTGCGGTGATGGTGCCGGGCAAGCCAAAAGTGTTGTGGCTGATGGCCAGCCCACGACGCTACATTCAACCGTCCCACGTGGTGCGCATTGCGCCGATGATCTATGGCGGCTCGTTCCGTCGTGACTCCAAACTCGCCGCCGAACACGCCAGCAAAGTGCGCTCGGCGGGCAAGCTCGGTTACTACTGGCAACTGTTCGCCGGGCTGGGCTGGACCAGCATCCACTGGCTGCACAAGATCCGCCAACCCACCCTGGTACTGGCGGGGGACGACGACCCACTCATTCCGCTGATCAACATGCGCATGCTGGCCTGGCGCATTCCCAATGCACAGTTGCACATCATCGATGACGGCCACCTGTTCCTGATTACCCGGGCCGAGGCCGTGGCTCCGATCATCATGAAGTTTCTGCAAGAGGAGCGCATGCGTGCGGTGATTCATCCGCGACCGGCAGTGTAA
- a CDS encoding TetR/AcrR family transcriptional regulator — MKTRDRILECALQLFNQKGEPNVSTMEVANEMGISPGNLYYHFHGKEPLVLGLFERFQNELAPLLDPPADAQLEAQDYWLFLHLIVERMAHYRFLFQDLSNLAGRLPKLAKGIRSLLTALKRTLASLLARLKASGQVVSDTQALGQLVEQITMTVLFSLDYQRILDREGEVQVVVYQIMMLVAPHLLPPARQATERLATRYLDNPI, encoded by the coding sequence ATGAAGACCCGCGACCGTATCCTTGAATGTGCCCTGCAGTTGTTCAACCAAAAGGGCGAGCCAAATGTGTCGACCATGGAGGTGGCCAATGAAATGGGGATCAGCCCCGGCAACCTCTATTACCACTTCCATGGCAAGGAACCGTTGGTACTCGGGTTGTTCGAGCGTTTTCAGAATGAATTGGCGCCGCTGCTCGATCCCCCCGCAGACGCACAACTGGAGGCACAGGATTACTGGTTGTTCCTGCACCTGATTGTCGAGCGCATGGCCCACTACCGCTTTTTATTTCAAGACCTTTCTAACCTCGCAGGGCGTCTGCCGAAGCTGGCCAAGGGAATTCGTAGCCTGCTCACGGCACTCAAGCGCACCCTCGCATCGCTACTGGCGCGGCTCAAGGCCTCAGGACAGGTGGTCAGTGATACCCAGGCATTGGGCCAACTGGTGGAGCAAATCACCATGACGGTGCTGTTTTCTCTGGATTACCAACGGATACTCGACCGCGAAGGCGAAGTTCAAGTGGTGGTCTATCAAATTATGATGTTGGTCGCCCCACACCTTTTGCCTCCAGCGCGACAGGCAACAGAACGATTAGCAACTCGCTACTTAGATAACCCCATTTAA
- a CDS encoding arginine--tRNA ligase — protein sequence MKDTIRQLIQQAITQLVNEGVLPEGLTPAIQVENTRDKTHGDFASNIAMMLSKPAGMKPRDLAEKIIAALPADESITKAEIAGPGFINFFQNTQALASRLDAALADAKIGVRKAGPLQRVAIDLSAPNLAKEMHVGHLRSTIIGDGVARVLEFLGDTVIRQNHVGDWGTQFGMLMAYLQENPITSNELSDLENFYRAAKKRFDESEEFADRARGLVVKLQAGDKECLELWSRFRDISLSHCQEIYELLNVKLTMADVMGESAYNDDLINVVNDLKAKGLLVESNGAQCVFLEEFKTADGEPLPVIIVKADGGYLYATTDLAAVRYRSGVLKADRALYFVDQRQALHFQQVFEVARRAGFITHPMHMEHMGFGTMNGADGRPFKTRDGGTVKLIDLLNEAQERAYNLVKEKNPELAEADLRNIARVVGIGAVKYADLSKHRTSDYSFNFELMLNFEGNTAPYLLYAYTRVAGVFRKLGKDFSEVEGHIVLDAPHEQELAAKLAQFGEVLNSVGEKGTPHILCTYLYEVAGLFSSFYENCPILTADDEAQKQSRLRLAALAGRTLKQGLELLGLETLERM from the coding sequence ATGAAAGACACCATTCGCCAGCTGATCCAACAAGCCATCACCCAACTCGTCAACGAAGGTGTGTTGCCTGAAGGCCTGACGCCGGCGATCCAGGTGGAGAACACCCGCGACAAGACCCACGGTGACTTCGCCAGCAACATCGCGATGATGCTGTCCAAGCCGGCTGGCATGAAACCCCGCGACCTGGCGGAAAAGATCATCGCCGCCCTGCCTGCCGACGAGAGCATCACCAAGGCCGAAATCGCCGGCCCAGGCTTTATCAACTTCTTCCAAAACACCCAGGCCCTGGCTTCGCGCCTGGATGCGGCCTTGGCCGACGCCAAGATCGGCGTACGCAAGGCCGGTCCGCTGCAACGTGTGGCCATCGACCTGTCGGCGCCGAACCTGGCCAAAGAGATGCACGTAGGCCACCTGCGCTCGACCATCATTGGCGACGGCGTGGCGCGCGTGCTGGAGTTCCTCGGCGACACCGTGATCCGCCAGAACCACGTAGGCGACTGGGGCACCCAGTTCGGCATGCTGATGGCCTACCTGCAAGAGAACCCGATCACCAGCAACGAGCTGTCGGACCTCGAAAACTTCTACCGCGCCGCCAAGAAGCGCTTCGACGAATCCGAAGAATTCGCCGACCGCGCCCGTGGCCTGGTGGTCAAGCTGCAAGCCGGTGACAAGGAATGCCTGGAGCTGTGGAGCCGCTTCCGTGACATTTCCCTGTCCCACTGCCAGGAAATCTACGAACTGCTCAACGTGAAGCTGACCATGGCCGACGTGATGGGCGAAAGCGCCTACAACGATGACCTGATCAACGTGGTCAACGATCTCAAGGCCAAGGGCCTGCTGGTTGAGAGCAACGGTGCGCAGTGCGTGTTCCTCGAAGAATTCAAGACTGCCGATGGCGAGCCGCTGCCGGTGATCATCGTCAAGGCCGATGGCGGCTACCTGTACGCCACCACGGACCTGGCGGCCGTGCGTTATCGCAGCGGTGTACTCAAGGCGGACCGTGCGCTGTACTTCGTCGACCAGCGCCAGGCCCTGCACTTCCAGCAGGTGTTTGAAGTGGCACGTCGTGCCGGCTTCATCACCCACCCAATGCACATGGAACACATGGGTTTCGGCACCATGAACGGCGCCGATGGCCGCCCGTTCAAGACCCGCGACGGCGGCACCGTGAAGCTGATCGACCTGCTGAACGAAGCCCAGGAACGTGCCTACAACCTGGTGAAGGAAAAGAACCCGGAGCTGGCCGAGGCCGACCTGCGCAACATCGCCCGCGTGGTGGGGATTGGCGCAGTGAAATACGCCGATTTGTCCAAGCACCGTACCAGCGACTACAGCTTCAACTTTGAGCTGATGCTCAACTTCGAAGGCAACACCGCGCCGTACCTGCTGTACGCCTACACCCGTGTGGCTGGCGTGTTTCGCAAGCTGGGCAAGGACTTCAGCGAAGTTGAAGGCCACATCGTGCTGGACGCACCGCACGAACAGGAATTGGCGGCCAAACTGGCGCAATTCGGCGAAGTGCTGAACAGCGTCGGCGAGAAAGGCACACCGCATATCCTGTGCACCTACCTGTACGAAGTCGCCGGCCTGTTCTCCAGCTTCTACGAGAACTGCCCTATCCTGACCGCCGACGACGAAGCCCAGAAGCAAAGCCGCCTGCGCCTTGCCGCCCTGGCTGGACGGACCCTCAAGCAAGGCCTGGAACTGTTGGGCCTGGAAACTCTGGAGCGTATGTAA
- a CDS encoding SPOR domain-containing protein, translating to MAAKKKPAPKRGASRYQAPAKKPIPGWLWMAIGLAVGAFVVILMKLEPGKGDDVKRVKQEQQKATKMAEANKTAPSPTAPVKPKYDFYTLLPESEVIVPPDAVPEKTLPTPQVPTTPVTPAEAAKIDTARAQAALAGITPPPAPPVAETKAAPVTKFFLQAGSFPKQADADRVRAQIILLGQSVTVESGTVKDATWYRVLVGPFSNREQLNVAQKQLAGAGFSNLLLQQRQSR from the coding sequence TTGGCTGCCAAGAAAAAACCTGCACCCAAGCGCGGCGCCAGCCGCTACCAGGCCCCGGCGAAGAAGCCGATCCCGGGCTGGTTGTGGATGGCCATCGGCCTTGCTGTCGGTGCATTCGTTGTCATCCTGATGAAGCTGGAGCCGGGTAAAGGCGACGACGTCAAACGGGTCAAGCAAGAGCAGCAGAAAGCCACGAAAATGGCCGAAGCCAACAAGACTGCGCCGAGCCCGACCGCACCGGTAAAGCCGAAATACGACTTCTACACGCTGCTGCCGGAATCGGAAGTGATCGTGCCGCCTGACGCCGTGCCGGAAAAAACCCTGCCGACGCCTCAAGTGCCGACCACCCCGGTCACCCCTGCGGAAGCCGCGAAGATCGACACCGCACGGGCACAGGCCGCGCTGGCCGGGATTACCCCGCCGCCTGCGCCACCGGTTGCCGAGACCAAGGCGGCACCGGTGACCAAGTTCTTCCTGCAAGCGGGCTCGTTCCCGAAACAGGCGGATGCGGATCGCGTGCGCGCGCAGATTATTTTGCTTGGCCAGTCGGTGACGGTGGAATCCGGCACGGTCAAGGATGCGACCTGGTATCGCGTGCTGGTGGGGCCGTTCAGCAACCGTGAACAGCTGAACGTGGCGCAGAAGCAGTTGGCGGGCGCGGGCTTTAGCAATCTGTTGTTACAACAACGCCAGAGCCGCTAA
- a CDS encoding type 1 fimbrial protein, with product MKSNALSALAAAIALAAAVSQHAYAANDGTINFTGQVSDVTCTVEGAAPGTGAVVKDVNMGGVSAVRLAKPGDRANLTGFTIRIGAPGEGACVNGRTAMVAFDPTSPAIDVATGRLNIDGYDDPSDTANAKNVQVEVTNRDGSPINVYTEKSEGVVIADNQAVIPLAAQMYASGAATEGTVKTRVGFMVVYAD from the coding sequence ATGAAATCCAACGCTCTCTCCGCCCTTGCAGCTGCTATTGCCCTGGCCGCGGCAGTATCGCAGCACGCGTATGCAGCCAATGACGGCACCATCAACTTCACCGGCCAAGTCAGCGACGTGACCTGCACTGTCGAAGGCGCTGCGCCGGGTACTGGTGCAGTCGTCAAGGACGTGAACATGGGTGGTGTTTCGGCCGTACGCCTGGCAAAACCGGGCGATCGTGCCAACCTCACCGGTTTCACTATTCGCATTGGCGCGCCAGGCGAAGGTGCCTGCGTCAACGGCCGTACGGCCATGGTTGCATTCGACCCCACCAGCCCAGCCATCGACGTGGCCACCGGTCGCTTGAACATCGACGGCTACGATGACCCAAGCGATACCGCCAACGCCAAGAACGTCCAAGTGGAAGTCACCAATCGCGACGGTTCGCCAATTAACGTTTATACCGAAAAATCGGAAGGCGTAGTGATCGCTGACAACCAGGCCGTCATCCCTCTTGCAGCGCAGATGTATGCCAGCGGCGCGGCGACCGAGGGTACCGTCAAGACTCGTGTGGGCTTTATGGTCGTGTACGCAGACTGA
- a CDS encoding response regulator transcription factor: MLLDNHEMVRQGIELGLSKEADLDVIGSFGTGRELLDALAQRPADIVVMDFILGPSDLDGLSLIRTLNRRFRTCKPVVVSSHYTSATVLLALKAGSWGVLGKTQKLTELIAAVRMIAQGRVYLQPCMLPALQGVHPMFDVAAMKSKMDFSDPVRLNACLTPKEQEVLRCFLDGMSVNSIAAKFSRSASTISTQKQSAYRKLGIKSDSELFKFTQQFGNPG; this comes from the coding sequence ATGCTTCTGGATAATCATGAGATGGTTCGGCAGGGGATCGAGTTGGGTCTGAGCAAGGAGGCAGATCTCGATGTGATCGGATCGTTCGGGACCGGGAGGGAGCTGCTTGATGCGCTTGCCCAACGGCCTGCGGATATCGTGGTCATGGACTTCATCTTGGGGCCGTCTGATCTTGATGGGCTCAGTTTGATCCGTACGCTTAACCGACGATTCAGGACGTGCAAGCCCGTGGTCGTGTCGTCTCACTACACCTCCGCAACGGTTTTGCTGGCCTTGAAAGCGGGAAGCTGGGGTGTTCTGGGTAAGACCCAAAAGCTCACTGAGCTGATCGCAGCGGTCCGGATGATCGCTCAGGGGCGTGTTTACCTGCAGCCTTGCATGTTGCCGGCACTGCAAGGTGTACATCCCATGTTTGATGTGGCCGCGATGAAGTCGAAGATGGACTTTTCTGACCCTGTGCGTTTGAACGCTTGCCTGACCCCCAAAGAGCAGGAGGTGCTGCGCTGTTTTCTGGACGGTATGTCCGTGAATTCGATTGCGGCAAAGTTTTCGCGTAGTGCGAGTACGATCAGCACCCAGAAACAATCGGCCTATCGAAAGTTGGGTATAAAATCTGACAGTGAGCTGTTCAAATTCACACAGCAGTTTGGAAATCCGGGGTAG
- a CDS encoding DUF971 domain-containing protein, translated as MSKFPTAVNLHKTSNTLGLTYGPDEVYQLPAELLRTHSPSAEVQGHGKPILQFGKLNVRLTKIEPAGQYALKLTFDDGHDSGLFTWDYLYQLAVRQDSLWADYLAELKAAGKTRDPSESVVRLML; from the coding sequence ATGTCCAAATTTCCCACCGCTGTAAACCTGCACAAAACCTCCAACACCCTCGGCCTCACCTACGGGCCCGACGAGGTGTACCAACTCCCCGCCGAACTGCTGCGCACCCACTCGCCTTCCGCCGAGGTCCAGGGCCATGGCAAACCCATCCTGCAATTCGGCAAGCTCAATGTCCGGTTGACCAAGATAGAACCGGCCGGTCAGTACGCACTTAAATTGACCTTCGACGATGGTCATGACAGCGGACTGTTCACCTGGGACTACCTCTACCAGCTGGCCGTGCGCCAGGATTCGCTGTGGGCCGATTATCTGGCCGAGCTCAAAGCTGCCGGTAAAACCCGCGACCCGAGTGAGTCGGTCGTGCGCCTGATGCTCTAG